One genomic segment of Kordiimonas sp. SCSIO 12603 includes these proteins:
- a CDS encoding hotdog domain-containing protein: MSDAVVPAEGMWKEGVFHFPIRVYYEDTDVGGMAYHGRYVSFFERVRSESIRGTKADVDFLFGIPDEEGGPLTYVVSNLNISYKSQSKLNDLLIGHSMVTKVRAAAIEVKQWIKRGDEVIAEAEVLVAVIGEDGRPKRWHPEARACWKDWYDAAKAAGHV; this comes from the coding sequence ATGAGTGATGCGGTAGTGCCAGCAGAAGGCATGTGGAAAGAAGGTGTTTTTCACTTCCCAATCAGAGTTTACTACGAAGATACTGATGTTGGCGGCATGGCTTATCATGGTCGTTACGTGAGTTTTTTTGAGCGAGTGCGTTCAGAAAGTATTCGCGGTACGAAGGCTGATGTTGATTTCCTTTTTGGTATTCCTGATGAAGAAGGTGGTCCTCTTACGTATGTGGTGAGCAACCTCAATATAAGCTACAAATCTCAATCAAAATTAAATGATCTGCTTATTGGTCATAGTATGGTCACAAAAGTACGCGCTGCTGCTATTGAAGTGAAGCAGTGGATCAAACGTGGTGACGAAGTGATTGCGGAAGCAGAAGTACTTGTTGCTGTTATTGGAGAAGATGGGCGCCCCAAACGCTGGCACCCGGAAGCACGTGCTTGCTGGAAAGATTGGTATGATGCAGCAAAAGCTGCTGGACATGTTTAA
- a CDS encoding YebC/PmpR family DNA-binding transcriptional regulator, producing MAGHSKFKNIMHRKGAQDKKRSKVFSKLSREITVAAKMGGPEMDSNPRLRLAVATARGQSMPKDNIERAIQKAAGGDAENYEEMRYEGYGPGGVGVIVETLTDNRNRTASDVRTIFGKAGGNLGESGSVGFMFDRVGEINFPADAAEADDMFEAALEAGADEVESDDDGHAIYTEASDLHAVVAALTEALGKEPEGAKLIWKPKEPMTLDKDGAEKLMRLIDNLEDNDDVQVVFGNYDIPAEVLEELAG from the coding sequence ATGGCTGGCCATTCCAAATTTAAAAACATCATGCACCGCAAGGGCGCTCAGGATAAAAAGCGTTCAAAAGTTTTCTCCAAGCTGAGCCGTGAAATCACAGTGGCTGCCAAAATGGGTGGCCCTGAAATGGATAGTAATCCCCGTCTTCGTCTTGCTGTTGCAACAGCACGCGGACAGTCTATGCCAAAAGATAACATTGAGCGCGCTATTCAAAAAGCTGCTGGTGGCGATGCTGAGAACTACGAAGAAATGCGTTATGAAGGTTACGGACCAGGCGGTGTTGGTGTTATCGTTGAAACACTAACAGATAACCGTAACCGTACAGCATCAGATGTTCGTACAATCTTTGGTAAAGCTGGTGGTAATCTTGGTGAAAGTGGTTCTGTTGGTTTTATGTTTGATCGTGTTGGGGAAATTAACTTCCCGGCAGATGCCGCTGAAGCGGATGACATGTTTGAAGCCGCGCTTGAAGCTGGCGCGGATGAAGTCGAATCAGATGATGATGGTCACGCGATCTATACAGAAGCATCAGATCTTCATGCAGTAGTAGCCGCTCTTACCGAAGCTCTTGGCAAAGAGCCAGAAGGCGCGAAGCTTATCTGGAAACCAAAAGAGCCAATGACACTGGATAAGGACGGTGCAGAGAAGCTAATGCGCCTGATTGATAACCTAGAAGATAATGATGATGTTCAGGTTGTGTTCGGTAACTATGATATTCCAGCTGAGGTTCTTGAAGAACTCGCAGGTTAA
- the ruvC gene encoding crossover junction endodeoxyribonuclease RuvC — protein MRLLGLDPGLQKTGWGIVESRGTRLTHIANGVVKSSPKKSLAERLVELHDGITEVITEWQPASCAVEETFVNKNPTSTLKLGQARGIALLVPSMAGISVAEYTPNHVKKSVVGVGHAAKEQVDAMVQVLLPGITINGPDAADALAVAICHAHHMVSMQNMGVLGR, from the coding sequence ATGCGTCTTTTAGGGCTTGATCCAGGCTTGCAAAAAACAGGGTGGGGTATTGTGGAAAGCCGCGGTACCCGCCTCACGCACATCGCGAACGGTGTGGTGAAATCTTCTCCAAAAAAATCCCTCGCAGAACGACTTGTGGAACTTCATGACGGTATCACAGAAGTGATTACTGAGTGGCAACCAGCAAGCTGCGCGGTGGAAGAAACCTTTGTTAATAAAAACCCGACCAGTACGCTGAAGCTGGGCCAAGCTCGTGGTATCGCACTTCTCGTGCCTTCCATGGCTGGTATTAGCGTGGCCGAATATACACCAAACCACGTAAAAAAATCTGTTGTGGGTGTTGGGCATGCCGCTAAAGAGCAGGTGGATGCCATGGTACAGGTTCTTTTGCCCGGGATAACCATTAATGGCCCTGATGCGGCCGATGCTTTGGCAGTTGCAATCTGCCATGCGCATCATATGGTAAGTATGCAGAATATGGGAGTATTGGGTCGGTGA
- the ruvA gene encoding Holliday junction branch migration protein RuvA translates to MIAKLKGFVDSAGEDWAIIDVNGVGYLVHASTRTLNEMPRAGEACGLHIETVVREDAITLFGFVDVAERDMFRLLTSVQGVGAKVGLAILSALQPNELQNAIAAQDKTAVARAKGVGPKVATRIVTELKDKVTGLVFQKPGVQMPAGSTPAAPANAGALEDAVSALVNLGYKPTDAHGAVARVINELGEDADVGTLVPAALKELSSIL, encoded by the coding sequence GTGATCGCGAAATTAAAAGGCTTTGTTGATAGCGCTGGTGAAGATTGGGCCATCATTGATGTAAACGGCGTTGGCTATTTGGTGCACGCAAGTACGCGTACCCTGAATGAAATGCCGCGCGCTGGCGAAGCTTGCGGCCTGCATATTGAAACAGTGGTACGGGAAGATGCCATTACGCTCTTTGGCTTCGTTGATGTTGCCGAGCGCGATATGTTCCGACTTCTCACAAGCGTGCAAGGGGTTGGCGCTAAGGTAGGCCTCGCTATTCTTTCTGCTCTTCAACCAAATGAGCTTCAGAATGCGATTGCCGCACAGGATAAAACTGCTGTTGCACGTGCCAAAGGTGTTGGCCCCAAGGTAGCAACGCGTATCGTGACAGAGCTGAAAGATAAAGTTACAGGTCTCGTGTTCCAGAAACCGGGCGTTCAAATGCCTGCAGGCAGTACGCCAGCAGCCCCCGCAAATGCTGGTGCGCTTGAAGATGCTGTGTCAGCGCTTGTTAATCTTGGCTACAAACCAACGGATGCTCACGGTGCCGTTGCACGTGTTATAAATGAACTTGGCGAAGATGCTGATGTTGGAACGCTTGTGCCTGCGGCCCTTAAAGAATTGAGTAGCATTCTATGA
- the ruvB gene encoding Holliday junction branch migration DNA helicase RuvB: MTDEQDRIVSGAESGGDVIDAGLRPQALDDFIGQKEARENLSVFIEAARARGEAMDHVLFFGPPGLGKTTLAQIVARELGVNFRATSGPVISKAGDLAALLTNMQERDVLFIDEIHRLNPAVEEVLYPAMEDFQLDLIIGEGPAARSVKIDLPRFTLVGATTRSGLITKPLRDRFGIPTRLEFYKVEELTEVVTRGARLLDLKMTKDGAREVAARSRGTPRIAGRLLRRVRDFALVAEREEVDAVAADAALTRLQVDNIGLDTMDRRYLSCIGETYMGGPVGVETLAAALSEPRDAIEDIIEPYLMQIGLVQRTPRGRMLSPDGWRHMGLTPPPTKEGGSQFDLLGGK; encoded by the coding sequence ATGACCGACGAACAGGATAGAATAGTAAGCGGTGCAGAGAGCGGCGGAGATGTTATTGATGCTGGTCTTCGCCCACAAGCACTTGATGATTTTATTGGTCAGAAAGAAGCGCGAGAAAACCTTTCTGTATTTATTGAGGCGGCCCGTGCACGTGGTGAAGCCATGGATCATGTGCTGTTCTTTGGCCCTCCTGGTCTTGGTAAAACCACACTGGCTCAAATTGTTGCTCGCGAACTCGGTGTAAATTTCCGTGCCACGTCAGGACCTGTGATTTCAAAAGCAGGTGACTTGGCGGCACTTCTTACTAATATGCAGGAACGTGACGTTCTATTTATTGATGAGATCCACCGATTAAACCCTGCTGTTGAAGAGGTGCTCTATCCCGCGATGGAGGATTTCCAGCTTGACCTGATTATTGGTGAGGGCCCTGCTGCTCGTTCCGTGAAAATCGATCTGCCGCGTTTCACTCTTGTGGGTGCTACAACGCGTTCTGGTCTTATAACCAAACCGCTCCGGGACCGTTTCGGCATTCCAACACGGCTTGAATTCTATAAAGTTGAAGAGCTGACTGAAGTGGTAACACGCGGTGCAAGGCTTCTTGATTTGAAGATGACAAAAGACGGTGCGCGTGAGGTAGCCGCACGTTCTCGTGGTACGCCGCGTATTGCCGGGCGTTTATTACGTCGAGTGCGCGACTTCGCCCTTGTTGCGGAAAGAGAAGAGGTGGATGCTGTTGCTGCAGATGCGGCTCTTACCCGCCTTCAAGTGGACAATATCGGCCTTGATACAATGGACCGAAGATATCTTTCTTGTATCGGCGAGACATATATGGGCGGACCGGTTGGTGTTGAAACACTGGCTGCAGCGCTCTCGGAACCTCGAGATGCAATTGAAGATATTATTGAACCTTATTTGATGCAGATTGGCCTCGTGCAGCGTACACCGCGTGGCCGTATGCTCTCGCCTGATGGCTGGCGTCATATGGGGTTAACACCGCCTCCGACAAAAGAAGGCGGCAGCCAGTTTGATCTGCTTGGAGGAAAGTGA